The following are encoded in a window of Nibricoccus aquaticus genomic DNA:
- a CDS encoding putative porin — protein MAKNSLKWLALAGVVALGATTVSFAQDSGALLNLLAKKGIITDQEAEDLRAELTSEFAANTSAGKLDMSPSLTKFKIAGDLRVRYQYDNEQANPAGAANNMDRSRYRYRFRLATTASLGAKWTAGLRLESNTGATSTNNDFASGTDNFSKATDAVQVGQVFIQYNDTNVIGADAFDFRLGKFGHKFFNPGVNGFWIDSDINFEGAAQELVYNNLIANSWGLSLRAGEFMLNSNSTAGAVANDPSFLFIAQAELANKQWKIAPTFAAFAAPSAHDAGLNAAALANDTAVYTDLATFLVPVEFSTTLGSKPFAVYATYGINLEGEDRARRLAQTNTVDDDATLGNFGVRYGATKLAKEYQLTAEYRYVGNGAYSSLLLDSDFNGGYLNGEGLIVSGSYNITDSINATVTYFNSFNIEATRAAGGSTNRGNGFGQAQVLQVDLSAKF, from the coding sequence ATGGCTAAGAACTCACTCAAATGGCTCGCCCTCGCTGGCGTCGTCGCGCTCGGCGCCACGACCGTCTCGTTCGCCCAGGACAGCGGCGCGCTCCTCAACCTTCTCGCTAAAAAAGGCATCATCACCGATCAGGAGGCCGAAGATCTTCGCGCCGAGCTGACCAGCGAGTTCGCCGCCAATACCTCGGCCGGCAAGCTGGACATGTCGCCCTCGCTCACGAAGTTCAAAATCGCGGGCGATCTCCGCGTGCGTTATCAGTACGATAACGAGCAGGCCAATCCCGCCGGTGCCGCCAATAACATGGATCGCAGCCGCTATCGCTATCGCTTCCGTCTCGCGACCACCGCGAGTCTCGGCGCCAAGTGGACCGCCGGCCTGCGTCTCGAATCGAACACCGGTGCGACCTCGACCAACAACGACTTCGCCAGCGGCACGGATAATTTCTCCAAGGCTACCGATGCCGTTCAGGTCGGTCAGGTGTTCATCCAGTACAATGATACCAACGTCATCGGCGCTGATGCCTTCGACTTTCGCCTCGGTAAGTTTGGCCACAAGTTCTTTAACCCAGGCGTCAACGGCTTCTGGATCGACAGCGACATCAACTTCGAAGGCGCCGCGCAGGAGCTCGTGTACAACAACCTGATCGCTAACAGCTGGGGTCTGAGCCTCCGCGCTGGCGAGTTTATGCTGAACTCGAACTCCACAGCAGGAGCCGTCGCCAACGATCCGTCGTTCCTCTTCATCGCCCAGGCCGAGCTCGCGAACAAGCAGTGGAAGATCGCTCCGACCTTTGCCGCTTTCGCTGCGCCGTCCGCTCACGACGCGGGGCTCAACGCCGCCGCACTGGCTAACGACACGGCGGTTTACACCGACCTCGCCACCTTCCTCGTGCCGGTTGAGTTCTCCACGACGCTCGGCTCCAAGCCATTCGCGGTTTACGCCACCTACGGCATCAATCTCGAAGGCGAAGACCGCGCCCGCCGTCTCGCCCAGACGAACACGGTCGATGACGACGCCACCCTCGGTAACTTCGGTGTCCGCTACGGCGCGACCAAGCTCGCCAAGGAATACCAGCTCACCGCCGAGTATCGCTACGTTGGCAACGGCGCTTACTCGTCGCTGCTCCTGGATTCCGATTTCAACGGCGGCTATCTCAATGGCGAAGGCCTGATCGTCTCCGGCAGCTACAACATCACCGACTCGATCAACGCGACGGTCACTTACTTCAACTCGTTCAACATCGAGGCCACCCGCGCCGCTGGCGGCTCGACTAACCGTGGCAATGGCTTTGGCCAGGCCCAGGTCCTCCAGGTCGATCTCTCGGCCAAGTTCTAA
- a CDS encoding phosphate ABC transporter substrate-binding protein — protein sequence MKKSLLLLASLLAVTGLVRAEKLVIKGSDTLGAKLVPMLSEEYKAKNPGTSFEIAAEGSTTGITAITDGTAQIGMSSRRAKPTEMSAASAKGVTMKPIIVCYDGMAVIVNENNPLAALTTRQVEQIFTGDVTDWSAVGGTPGKFSIYTRNTSSGTYSDWKELAMKRRDYATSSQKMAGNEQIVSEVAKNPNGIGYVGLAYIHAPGIKVISIGGATPDKESVISKKYPYARPTFYYTNGEPSGEAAKFVEFTLSDEGQKIVEKVGFVPVR from the coding sequence ATGAAAAAATCCCTCCTCCTCCTTGCCTCGCTCCTCGCGGTCACCGGTCTGGTGCGCGCCGAGAAGCTCGTTATCAAGGGCTCCGACACGCTTGGCGCCAAACTCGTCCCGATGCTCTCCGAAGAGTACAAGGCGAAGAACCCCGGCACCTCCTTCGAGATCGCCGCAGAGGGCTCCACCACTGGCATCACCGCCATCACCGACGGCACCGCCCAGATCGGCATGTCCTCCCGCCGCGCCAAGCCCACCGAGATGTCGGCCGCCAGCGCGAAGGGCGTCACCATGAAGCCGATCATCGTTTGCTACGACGGCATGGCCGTGATCGTGAACGAGAACAACCCGCTCGCCGCGCTCACCACCCGTCAGGTCGAGCAGATCTTCACCGGCGATGTCACCGACTGGTCCGCCGTCGGCGGCACGCCTGGCAAATTCTCGATCTACACGCGCAACACTTCCTCGGGCACCTACTCCGACTGGAAGGAGCTCGCGATGAAGCGCCGTGATTACGCCACTTCATCGCAGAAAATGGCGGGCAACGAGCAGATCGTTTCCGAAGTGGCCAAGAACCCGAACGGCATCGGCTACGTCGGCCTCGCCTACATTCACGCTCCTGGAATCAAGGTCATCTCCATCGGTGGCGCCACGCCCGACAAGGAGTCCGTGATTTCCAAGAAATACCCTTACGCCCGTCCGACGTTCTACTACACGAACGGCGAGCCGAGCGGTGAAGCGGCCAAGTTCGTTGAGTTCACGCTCAGCGACGAAGGCCAGAAGATCGTCGAGAAAGTCGGCTTCGTGCCGGTCCGCTAA
- the pstC gene encoding phosphate ABC transporter permease subunit PstC: MATSITADTRPPFVIAKARTRFFGLSLDECIQSFFGGSAAVAVIVLGLITLFLFREGSAFFTQNQKNLTVYRQAGLEYVDFIRQQERDHTALTRYLSDLRLRTLTHFTQVEKLSLADANARLADFDDYAGRYSDAVGPIRGFVSDLGDVATGIKTKFAVNEDRLIERSQLLAAGKTAEAAALVIAPIDFKTELQPILGALPAYKEASEAFAAELTALGASAPALPAPELQARMEKFKSLNSAYIAGFPAVVKQLETWDYTLAVPFWQSFTAFVFGREWLTASFWQDWYGILPLLTGSLMVSLVALVIAVPLGVGAAIYVNQIARPTEQKLIKPSIEFISAIPSVVLGFFGIAILGTFLRDISQVEWLQWLPGFPIAERLNVLTAGALLALISVPTIFTLAEDAINNVPRAFKEASFALGASKLQTTVKIIVPAALSGIISAVLLGFGRVIGETMVVLLCAGNRIAIPDFSAGLGAFTQPVHTMTGIIAQEMGEVANGSIHYRALFVVGIGLFFLSLLINYVAQVIVRRYRISIG, from the coding sequence ATGGCCACCAGCATCACCGCCGACACCCGCCCGCCCTTCGTCATTGCGAAGGCGCGCACGCGTTTTTTCGGCCTCTCGCTTGATGAGTGCATCCAGTCTTTCTTCGGCGGCAGTGCGGCGGTCGCAGTCATCGTGCTCGGCCTGATCACGCTTTTTCTGTTTCGCGAAGGCTCGGCCTTTTTCACGCAGAACCAAAAAAACCTGACCGTGTACCGGCAGGCAGGCCTCGAGTATGTCGACTTCATCCGCCAGCAGGAACGCGATCACACCGCGCTCACCCGTTACCTCTCCGATCTGCGTCTGCGCACGCTGACGCATTTCACGCAGGTCGAAAAACTTTCCCTGGCCGACGCTAACGCGAGGCTGGCGGACTTCGACGATTACGCAGGCCGTTACAGCGATGCGGTCGGGCCGATCCGCGGCTTCGTCTCTGATCTCGGGGATGTCGCCACGGGCATCAAAACGAAATTCGCGGTCAACGAAGACCGCTTGATCGAGCGCAGCCAGCTGCTCGCCGCAGGCAAGACGGCCGAGGCCGCTGCGCTGGTGATTGCTCCCATTGATTTCAAAACCGAACTTCAACCCATCCTCGGCGCGCTGCCCGCCTACAAGGAGGCCAGCGAGGCGTTTGCCGCCGAGCTGACCGCACTGGGCGCATCGGCTCCTGCGCTGCCCGCGCCGGAGCTGCAGGCCCGGATGGAAAAATTCAAGAGCCTCAACAGCGCGTACATCGCCGGATTCCCGGCCGTGGTGAAACAACTGGAGACGTGGGATTACACGCTCGCCGTTCCCTTCTGGCAGTCGTTCACCGCGTTTGTTTTTGGTCGTGAGTGGCTGACGGCGAGCTTCTGGCAGGATTGGTACGGCATCCTCCCACTGCTCACGGGCTCGCTCATGGTTTCGCTTGTCGCACTCGTCATCGCGGTGCCGCTCGGTGTCGGCGCGGCGATCTACGTGAACCAGATTGCCCGGCCCACTGAGCAAAAGCTGATCAAGCCATCCATCGAGTTTATCTCGGCGATTCCGTCCGTCGTGCTGGGCTTTTTCGGTATCGCGATTCTGGGCACGTTCCTGCGCGACATCTCCCAAGTCGAGTGGCTGCAATGGCTGCCGGGTTTCCCGATCGCCGAGAGACTGAACGTGCTCACGGCGGGCGCTCTGCTCGCGTTGATCTCCGTGCCGACGATTTTCACGCTCGCTGAAGACGCCATCAACAACGTGCCGCGCGCTTTCAAGGAGGCCTCCTTCGCGCTCGGTGCGAGCAAGCTGCAAACCACGGTGAAGATCATCGTGCCTGCCGCCCTCTCGGGAATCATCTCGGCGGTGCTGCTGGGTTTCGGGCGCGTGATCGGTGAGACGATGGTTGTGCTGCTCTGCGCGGGTAACCGCATCGCGATCCCGGATTTTTCCGCCGGTCTCGGTGCGTTTACTCAGCCGGTCCACACGATGACGGGCATCATCGCGCAGGAGATGGGCGAGGTCGCCAATGGCAGCATCCACTACCGCGCGCTCTTCGTGGTCGGCATCGGCCTTTTCTTCCTCTCTCTGCTGATCAACTACGTGGCGCAGGTCATCGTCCGCCGCTACCGCATCTCGATCGGATAA
- the pstA gene encoding phosphate ABC transporter permease PstA, with protein MSNAIANPFAPKPSAGRSAEKTLFWAFRLATYFVLLCGAFVFGSIFFKGSQTVFRSEFPFINVPFLTQAPETLNVFEYKGEKREMGATEFRAFREKEETAAKAAGQPAPQIKILESIAYSAGGIFPCIVGTVLLVIGSMSIALVLGVSSAIYLSEYAKDGPVVRAIRLSIINLAGVPSIVFGLFGFGMFVNFFGWNTSLMAGWFTLAFMVLPVVITASEESLKAVPKGFREGSLALGATKWQTIRKAVLPYALPGILTSSILGIARVAGETAPIMFTAAYVMSDKLPWDVAKVSDFFFQGVMALPYHIYVVSSKIPQNEYTERVQYGTAFVFLMIVASIAMASIMLRNNLRRRYKW; from the coding sequence ATGAGCAACGCCATCGCCAATCCTTTTGCCCCCAAGCCCAGCGCAGGCCGTAGCGCAGAGAAAACGCTCTTCTGGGCCTTCCGTCTCGCGACGTACTTCGTGCTGCTGTGCGGCGCGTTTGTTTTCGGCAGCATTTTTTTCAAAGGCTCGCAGACCGTTTTCCGCAGCGAGTTCCCGTTCATCAACGTGCCATTCCTCACGCAGGCACCGGAGACGCTCAACGTCTTCGAGTACAAAGGCGAAAAGCGCGAAATGGGCGCTACCGAGTTTCGCGCATTCCGTGAGAAGGAAGAGACTGCCGCGAAAGCCGCAGGGCAGCCTGCACCGCAGATCAAGATTCTGGAGAGCATCGCTTATTCGGCGGGCGGTATTTTCCCATGCATCGTCGGCACGGTGCTGCTGGTGATCGGTTCGATGAGCATCGCGCTCGTGCTGGGCGTTTCCAGTGCGATCTACCTGAGCGAGTATGCGAAGGACGGACCGGTCGTGCGCGCGATCCGGCTCTCGATCATCAATCTCGCCGGTGTGCCCTCGATTGTATTCGGCCTTTTTGGCTTCGGCATGTTCGTGAATTTCTTCGGCTGGAACACCTCGCTCATGGCGGGCTGGTTCACGCTGGCGTTTATGGTGCTGCCAGTGGTGATCACCGCGTCGGAAGAGTCGCTGAAAGCTGTGCCGAAGGGTTTCCGCGAAGGCTCGCTCGCTCTCGGTGCGACTAAGTGGCAGACGATCCGCAAGGCGGTGCTGCCATACGCACTCCCGGGAATTTTGACCTCGTCGATCCTCGGCATCGCGCGTGTCGCGGGCGAGACCGCGCCGATTATGTTCACCGCCGCCTATGTGATGAGCGACAAGCTCCCGTGGGATGTGGCGAAGGTGAGCGATTTCTTTTTCCAGGGTGTCATGGCGCTGCCGTATCACATCTACGTCGTCAGCTCCAAGATCCCGCAGAATGAGTACACCGAGCGCGTCCAGTACGGCACGGCTTTCGTTTTCCTGATGATCGTCGCGAGCATCGCGATGGCTTCGATCATGCTCCGCAACAACCTCCGCCGCCGCTACAAATGGTGA